In Pseudomonas abieticivorans, the genomic window CGCGAAAACGACACAGTCAGTGAGGTTATGTCTGGGCTATACTCGGCCAATTTTCACCCTGACGTAACACTCTTGAGGGATGACTGTGAAGAATTGGACGTTGCGCCAACGGATATTGGCGAGTTTCGCCGTGATTATCGCCATCATGCTGCTCATGGTGGTGGCTTCCTACTCCCGCCTTCAGGCGATCGAGGACAGCCAGGAAAACGTCCGTACCGATAGTATCCCTGGGGTTATCTACAGTTCGATGATTCGCAGTGCCTGGGTCGACAGTTATGTCTACACCCAGCAGTTGATCGGGCTGAGCTACCAGCGTGAGCTGGTGACCGCCGACGAAGATCAGTACAAGTTGTTTTCCGATCGGCTCACCGAGCAGATGAAAAACTACCAGACCACCATCATGGACCCGGAGGACAAGGCCAGCTTCGAGGAGTTTGGTCGGCTGCGGGTGGTGTATGAGGCCAAGCTGGCCAAGGTACTGGAGGCCTACCACGAGAAGCATTTTTCGCTGGCGCAGGACCTGGCCAGCGACGAGCTGAACCCGGCCTGGATCGCCGGGCGCAAGCACCTCAATGACATGATCGAGCGCAACCGCAAGGCGGCCGAAGCAGCCACGGCGGCGAGCATGCAGGCTGTGAAGGCGGCCAAGCTGGCCATGGCGGTGTCTTTGATCCTGGCGCTGATTGCCGCGTGCGTGTGCGGCTTGTTGCTGATGCGCGCGATCATGGCGCCGATGCAGAAGATCGTGCAAATCCTTGAAGTGATGCGCACCGGTGACTTGAGCTCGCGGCTGAACCTGTCGCGCAAGGACGAATTCGGCGCGGTGGAAACCGGCTTCAACGACATGATGACCGAGCTCACCGCGCTGGTCGCCCAGGCCCAGCGTTCTTCCGTGCAGGTCACGACGTCGGTGACCGAGATCGCCGCCACCTCCAAGCAGCAACAGGCCACGGCGACTGAAACCGCAGCCACCACCACGGAAATCGGTGCCACCTCGCGGGAAATCGCCGCCACCTCGCGCGACCTGGTGCGCACCATGAACGAAGTCACATCGGCGGCCGACCAAGCGTCGCTGCTGGCCGGCTCCGGCCAACAGGGCCTGTCGCGCATGGAAGACACCATGCACCAGGTGATGGGCGCTGCAGAACTGGTCAACGCCAAGCTTGCGATCCTCAACGAGAAGGCCGGCAACATCAACCAGGTGGTGGTAACCATCGTCAAGGTGGCCGACCAGACCAACCTGCTCTCGCTCAACGCCGCCATCGAAGCCGAGAAGGCCGGTGAGTACGGCCGTGGTTTTGCCGTGGTCGCCACCGAAGTGCGGCGCCTGGCCGACCAGACTGCCGTGGCGACCTACGACATCGAACAGATGGTGCGCGAGATCCAGTCGGCGGTGTCCGCTGGCGTGATGGGCATGGACAAGTTTTCTGAAGAAGTGCGCCGCGGCATGTTCGAGGTCACCCAGGTGGGTGATCAACTGTCGCAGATCATCGCCCAGGTACAGGCCCTGGCGCCGCGGGTGTTGATGGTCAACGAGGGCATGCAGGCCCAGGCCACTGGCGCCGAGCAGATCAACCATGCGCTGGTGCAGTTGGGCGATGCCAGCAGCCAGACCGTGGAGTCGTTGCGCCAGGCCACCTTCGCGATCGACGAGCTCAGCCAGGTGGCTGCCGGCCTGCGCGGCGGCGTGCAGCGTTTCAAAGTCTGATGAGCGACCTGCCGCTCAAGCGCGGCGCCGGGGCCGCGGTGCCGAGCAAACTGTACCTGGTCTTTCTGGTGGGTGAGGAGCGCTTTGCGTTGCCCGCCACCGAGATTGCCGAAGTGCTGCCGCGCCTGCCGCTCAAGCCTATTGCCCAGGCCCCGCATTGGGTGGCCGGGGTGTTTGGCCATCGCGGGCGGGTGGTGCCGGTGATTGACGTCGGCGCCCTGATGTTCGGTCAGCCGGCGCTGGAACGCACCAGTACGCGGCTGGTGTTGGTGCATTACCGCGCCGACCCTGCGCGCCCCGACCTGTTGCTCGGGCTGGTCCTGCAGCAGGCCACCCAGACCTTGCGCTGTAACCCCGAAGAATTTCGCCCTTATGGCTTGAGCAATCGTGCCACGCCGTATTTGGGCCCGGTGCGCGAAGACGCCTTGGGCATGCTGCAGTGGGTGGGCGTGCAGGACTTGCTGGATGATGTCGCGCGTCAGCTGCTGTTTGCACCGCAGTTGTCGCAGTTGCTGGCCGAGGGCGACACGCCATGAGTGAGGAGCAGCGGTTTTTTCGCTTTTTGCGCGACCGCATTGGCCTGGATGTCGCCTCGGTGGGGGCACCGCTGATCGAGCGCGCGGTGCAGCAACGCAGCGTTGCGGCCAAGGCGCGGGGCCTGGATGATTACTGGCTGCTGTTGCAAGGCTCTGCGCAAGAGCAGCAGGCGCTGATCGAGGCGGTAATCGTGCCCGAGACCTGGTTTTTGCGTTACCCGGAAACCTTCGTCGCCTTGGCACGCCTGGCCCAGGCGCGCTTGGCACACCTGAAAATGGCCCGCCCGTTGCGCCTCCTCAGCCTGCCATGCTCCACCGGCGAGGAGCCTTACTCCATTGCCATGAGCCTGCTCGACGCCGGCATAGCGCCGGGGTTGTTCAAGGTCGATGGCGTGGATGTCAGCCCGCTGTCCGTCGGCCGCGCCCAGCGCGCGATCTACGGGCGCAATTCCTTCCGGGGTGCCGACACGAGTTTTCGCGAACGCCACTTCACGGCCGTGGACGAAGGCTACCTGCTCGGTGATCGAGTACGTCGCCAGGTTCATCTGCAGCCCGGCAACGTGCTGGACCCGGCACTGTTGGCCGGTGAGCCACCCTACGACTTTGTGTTTTGCCGCAACCTGCTGATCTATTTCGACATGGCCACCCAGCAGCAGGTGTTTGAAGTACTCAAGGGCTTGACCCAGGAGGATGGCGTGCTGTTTATCGGCCCGGCCGAGGGTAGCCTGCTGGCGCGCATGGGCATGCGCCCCATCGGCATCGCGCAGTCGTTCGCCTTTGTTCGCCATGCCGAACCAGAACCTGCGCCGCCGGTGCGCGTGGCGCCGTCACGGCCATTGCTCGAACCGCCGCCGCGTGCGCGTTCGGCTCCGCCGCCGGCGACGATCAGGGCGTTTACTGCCAAACCTGCACTACCCCAGGCGGACACCGATGCGGCCGGCTTGCTGGCACGCATTGCCAGCCTGGCCAACGAAGGCAGCAGCAGCGAGGCCCAGGCCGCGTGCGAGCGTTACCTGCAACGCTTCGAACCCCACGCCCAAGTGTATTACTGGCTGGGGCTGCTCAGTGATGTG contains:
- a CDS encoding methyl-accepting chemotaxis protein — encoded protein: MKNWTLRQRILASFAVIIAIMLLMVVASYSRLQAIEDSQENVRTDSIPGVIYSSMIRSAWVDSYVYTQQLIGLSYQRELVTADEDQYKLFSDRLTEQMKNYQTTIMDPEDKASFEEFGRLRVVYEAKLAKVLEAYHEKHFSLAQDLASDELNPAWIAGRKHLNDMIERNRKAAEAATAASMQAVKAAKLAMAVSLILALIAACVCGLLLMRAIMAPMQKIVQILEVMRTGDLSSRLNLSRKDEFGAVETGFNDMMTELTALVAQAQRSSVQVTTSVTEIAATSKQQQATATETAATTTEIGATSREIAATSRDLVRTMNEVTSAADQASLLAGSGQQGLSRMEDTMHQVMGAAELVNAKLAILNEKAGNINQVVVTIVKVADQTNLLSLNAAIEAEKAGEYGRGFAVVATEVRRLADQTAVATYDIEQMVREIQSAVSAGVMGMDKFSEEVRRGMFEVTQVGDQLSQIIAQVQALAPRVLMVNEGMQAQATGAEQINHALVQLGDASSQTVESLRQATFAIDELSQVAAGLRGGVQRFKV
- a CDS encoding chemotaxis protein CheW — encoded protein: MSDLPLKRGAGAAVPSKLYLVFLVGEERFALPATEIAEVLPRLPLKPIAQAPHWVAGVFGHRGRVVPVIDVGALMFGQPALERTSTRLVLVHYRADPARPDLLLGLVLQQATQTLRCNPEEFRPYGLSNRATPYLGPVREDALGMLQWVGVQDLLDDVARQLLFAPQLSQLLAEGDTP
- a CDS encoding CheR family methyltransferase — protein: MSEEQRFFRFLRDRIGLDVASVGAPLIERAVQQRSVAAKARGLDDYWLLLQGSAQEQQALIEAVIVPETWFLRYPETFVALARLAQARLAHLKMARPLRLLSLPCSTGEEPYSIAMSLLDAGIAPGLFKVDGVDVSPLSVGRAQRAIYGRNSFRGADTSFRERHFTAVDEGYLLGDRVRRQVHLQPGNVLDPALLAGEPPYDFVFCRNLLIYFDMATQQQVFEVLKGLTQEDGVLFIGPAEGSLLARMGMRPIGIAQSFAFVRHAEPEPAPPVRVAPSRPLLEPPPRARSAPPPATIRAFTAKPALPQADTDAAGLLARIASLANEGSSSEAQAACERYLQRFEPHAQVYYWLGLLSDVAGNSQQAQEHYRKALYLQPQHPEALAHLAALLAARGDLAGARRLQERAARSDRTADSERKR